attatatattaaattgaataaaatgaACATAACGACCTAATTGTTTGCCAATAATAGTAGAGTTAGACAAGGATAAAATAAGATGCCAATATGCAAGGAAACTGGGGATATGAAATTcgtatttatatatagtgtctACTCCATGACATAAATGAGGATTAATTCTCGATACAAATTCAACGAGTAAAAGCGTACAGAACGATACCAACGTAGATCAGCATGGCCGACGGGACGAGGGTGAGGAGTAcaacgacggcggcgacggcggcgacgccACCTTCGCCACCGTGGCAGCCGATCCTCCCGAGCCTCACCTGCACCAGGTTTACGAGGGCAACCATCAGGAACCCGACGGCGAACGTCGACCCTGCGGCGGAGGCGACGATCCCCGCGCGCAGCACCGCCCGGTTGATCCGGGCAGTGGAGGCGGCAGACCGGGGGGCGGCGCACCGGCAGGTCACGGCCTGCTTGAGGCATAGGGCTATGATGCTGGAGAAAAGGAAGCAGGCGAAGGCGACAACGTGGCAGGTGACAAGATGTTCAACTGTGCGAACTCCGGTGCTGCACTTGTCTACtcgtgttgaatataaaatataaaaatactgttATTCAGcgacaaaattatttttgaaagataattattatttgacAATTCTCGACC
The Ananas comosus cultivar F153 unplaced genomic scaffold, ASM154086v1, whole genome shotgun sequence DNA segment above includes these coding regions:
- the LOC109705071 gene encoding uncharacterized protein LOC109705071, with translation MDGGATTSTILRGRTPTSVAGPNGGSTAIHVTALDGILHANSLFTFAAFVGLTWNPSSSGGKDKCSTGVRTVEHLVTCHVVAFACFLFSSIIALCLKQAVTCRCAAPRSAASTARINRAVLRAGIVASAAGSTFAVGFLMVALVNLVQVRLGRIGCHGGEGGVAAVAAVVVLLTLVPSAMLIYVGIVLYAFTR